From a single Miscanthus floridulus cultivar M001 chromosome 8, ASM1932011v1, whole genome shotgun sequence genomic region:
- the LOC136474893 gene encoding uncharacterized protein: MVMGNNKAKSGKAEGARCRRHRQQGAGVCASCLRDRLSHLSLSSSLPSVVRGEEAEGYSRYHDEEASTAYSSEGSSAASSECASPGDDEPAFHDEMRRAARVSLLMRHERVVGDADAVAAFLRARREQRRRTTATSFWAKLLPATRGGGKKDQGCSMAARGKTLEERAAAAKWVLF, encoded by the coding sequence ATGGTGATGGGCAACAACAAGGCCAAgtcgggcaaggcggagggcGCGCGGTGCCGGCGGCACCGGCAGCAGGGGGCGGGCGTCTGCGCGTCCTGCCTGCGGGACCGCCTGTCCCACCTGTCCCTCTCGTCGTCGCTGCCCTCCGTCGTGCGCGGCGAGGAGGCGGAGGGGTACAGCAGATACCACGACGAGGAGGCGTCCACGGCCTACTCCTCGGAGGGCTCCAGCGCTGCGTCGTCGGAGTGCGCCAGCCCGGGCGACGACGAGCCGGCGTTCCACGACGAGATGAGGCGCGCGGCGCGGGTGTCGCTGCTGATGCGGCACGAGCGGGTCGTCGGGGACGCCGACGCCGTGGCGGCGTTCCTCCGGGCGAGGAGggagcagaggaggaggaccacGGCCACGAGCTTCTGGGCCAAGCTGCTGCCCGCGACGCGGGGAGGAGGGAAGAAGGACCAAGGGTGCTCGATGGCCGCGCGCGGCAAGACGCTCGAGGAGAGGGCCGCCGCGGCCAAGTGGGTCCTCTTCTGA